Genomic DNA from Nitrosarchaeum koreense MY1:
ATTGGAGATTCTTTGTGGCAATAATCTACGAAATAAATCCGCCAAAAATACCAGATGGAGAGATATCAGATGACGAAATAAATTCATTAGTTGAAAAACTCCTACAAAGAGTTTCAGATATTAGTAATTTTTGTGATGGCATACACGTAACAGATTCTGTATTAGGCACTAAACGAGTTTCGGCATTATCTATTGGGAGATTATTAAAGAGCATTCATCCTAATTTGCAAATTACCATCAGCATGAGAGTTAGAGACAAAGATATGAATTTGATTAAACATCTCACCAAAGAATCAATAGAATTGAAATTAGATGGAATTTTAATTTTGAAAGGAGATCCATCCAAAGAAAATCCAACAGATTCTGGTCTAATTCCAAGTCAAGTTGTAAAGGAATTAAACGAGTTAGGCTATGGAAACAAAATTGACTTTTTCTTGTCATTACCTAGTAACCCTAACTTTGAAAAAATTCAGAAAAAAATTGTTGCCAAACCAAAAGGTTTCATGACACAAGTAATTCATTCTACAGAACAAGTTCAAAGAATTTCAAACGAGTTAAGACCAAAAGGATTGAGAATTATCCCATGTGTGTTATTACCCTCAGATAAAAACAACAATTCAGCAAAGTTTTTGGAATTAGATTGGTCAAATTACAAAGAAAATCCATCTAATTTTATTAAACAAATTCACAATATTTCAGGAGATGTATTGGTTACATCACCAAATGATTTTACATTTGCAAAAGAGACATTAATGAAAATCTAAAGCACAAAATATTGTGATTCTGGATGATGTACCACAATTGCTGCTGTAGATTGTTCAGGAATTATTTGCCCAGATTCAGTTAGTGTCATTCCAGATTTTTCTGGTTCAAGCAGTTTCCAAACTAGTTCATGCTGCATTACATCAGGACAACTTGGAAATCCCCAACTGTATCTAAGACCTCCTTTTTCTCCCAGTTTGAATTCAGATTTTATTTTACGATTTATCCACTCTGCCAATGCCTCAGCAACTTCAACTGCCAAACCATGCAAATAGTATGCATCAGCATACTTGTCTTCTTTGTTCCATTTCTCTATAACATCCGAAACTTTGGTCCCAACTGTTACTGCTTGAAATGCAACAATATCATCTTCGCCAAAATAATCAGTAAGACATAGATGACTAGATTTTGAAGAACGTGGAAAATCAAATACAACACTATCGCCTTTTGGATCATCAACTACAAGTTTTCCATCTTTATTGTGACACTTGAAAAATCCATAAACAATTTCGGGTTCAAATAATTTTTCTCTAATTATTCGAATTTTCCACTCATTTAGCAATATTTCATGATCAGCCTCAGAATCAGACCCAGCCTTACCACGTAATCCCCAGGATAATTTGAATAATGATTTTTTATCAATCAATTCCCAAACTTCATTCATTTTGATTTGATCAAATTTCAATCGTATCGGAGTTCCAATAATTGAAGGAGTATGCGGTACCACGGGTTTAGTATCACTTTTTGGAAAAGAAGAGGTGTCAACAACCACAGTAGACCTATCTTTCCAATTTTCAAGTTTCTCCTTCCACTGAGCTATGAATTTAGGTTTTTCATTTGAAACTAACGTATCCATAGTTTTCAATCCTTCAAACATGGTATTACAATAAAATACTCCAGATTCGTAAATGCCATCTTCTTTTGCAATTCTGTTGATATAGTTACTGTTGATTGCAGCACCACCGCATAAAATTGGAATTTTCATTTTATTTTTTCTTGCATGTTCTACAAAATATTGCATCTGCTTTGATGTAGAAACCAAAAGTGCAGACAATCCTATAGCGTCAGGATTCACTTCATCAATTTTTTCCAAGAATTTCTGCAATGGAACTTGTTTTCCAAGATCATAAACAGTATAACCATTATTTTGGAAGATTGTTTTAACTAAATTCTTTCCAATATCATGAACGTCACCATAAACGGTTCCAAGAACCAGTTTACCTTTTGATGTGCCTTCTTCTCTAATCAGATATTTTTCTAACTCTCCTACCGCTGCCTTCATACATTCAGCAGATTTGAGAACAAATGGGAGAATTAATTCTCCTGAACCAAATTTATCACCAACCTCCTTCATAGCAGAGAGTAAATCCTCGTTTAGTGTTTTGATTGCACCATCATGAGTAACTTCAGGAGGCGCATTCAAAGAAAGAACTCCACCATGATCTTCAATTATGTCATTTTTGCCTATCTTTTCTGCAATAGCAGAAACTACATCATTTTGTATTCCATCTTTGAGTCTATTTACAATTCTAAAGTTTGCACGTTTTCCAGCGGGCCATGTTGGATCTACATCCTCTTTTTTAGAAGCATCACTTGTTCGTGAACCTGCATTCTCAAAGTGAATAATTAATTCAGAAAGGGCATTTGGATGAGTATTAAAAATTAAATCTTCAGCAAGTTTCTTTTCTTTTTCATTAATTTCCCCATAAGGAATTATCTCTTTTGCATTTACAATAGCTGTATCCAATCCATATTTTACTGCATGATACAAAAATACAGAATTGAGAATTTTTCGAGCATGTGGAGCTAGTCCAAAACTGATATTACTTAATCCCAAAGTAGTAAAAGAATTTGGAAATTTTGCTTTGACAAGTTTTATTCCTTCTAAAGTATTTTTTCCTGCATCCAAGAATTCATCTTCCCCAGTAGCAAGTGTAAATGTAAGAACATCAAAAATAAATTGTTCAATTTTTAATCCATATTTTTTTCCTGTTTCATAAAGTAATTCTGCAGTTTCAACTTTTTCCTGAGGAGTTTTTGCCATACCTTTTGGTCCAATACATAATGCAATTGCAGGTAAACCATACTTTGCCATTATTGGAGCAAGACGTTCAAATCTACTCCCGTTACCTTCAAGATTAATTGAATTAATTATTGGTCGTCCAGGAATTTGTTCCACAGAAGCTTCTATCACATCAGGATCTGTTGAATCAATAACTAGAGGAGCATCAATTTCTAAACTTAATTTTTTTACAAGATTTAACATGAATTGTTTTTCATCAGCTCGTTCAGTAGTTGCAACACAAATATCAAGACAGTGTGCACCGTCCTCTACTTGCGTTCTTGCCAAGTCAATTAATCCATCATAATCATCATTGAGTACAAGCTGTTTTGCTTTTCTAGAACCTTGAGTATTGATTCTCTCACCAATTATTAGAGGTGGAGGTAATTGCTTCAAATCAACTGCTTTTTGTGCTGAGCTAACTCTAGGAATAGTCAATATGATAAATTCTCCTCAGTTTTTCTAAATACTTAACCCTTGACAGAATAAGCTTTTTCGTCAATTACTTTCCGTAGTACAGCAATATGCTCAGGATTTGTCCCGCAACAACCTCCAATAATTCGAACCTTTTTGTATTGTTTAAGAAAATCACCTAACAATTCACCCATCTTTTGAGGAGTCATTTTGTAAACTGCTTGTCCACCTTGATTTTCAGGCATGCCAGCATTTGGTACCACCAGTAAATTATGCTCATTTTGCTCATCAAGCCATCTAACACTTGGAGTCATTTCAGCTGGACCAGTAGAACAATTCAAACCAAAAACATCAATCCCCATATCAGATACGGTGGTATATGCAGCTTGAATATTTGTTCCAAGTAACATTTTTCCATATTGATCTAAAGTAGTATTTGCAATAATCGGAACTTTTTTTCCAGTTTTCTTCATTGCATTATGACATGCCTCAATTACAAGTTTAACTTCCAAAATATCTTGACTTGTCTCAATTAAGAGAGCATCAACTCCTCCAAGAATCAAACCTTCTGCTTGTAATTCAAATGCATTTCTAATTTCACCTAGAGGTTTTTGTCCTAAATCAGGATCGTTTGAGCTTGGAAGATAACCAGATGGACCCATTGAACCAATTACATATCGAGGTTTGTCAGTATATTCTGAACAAACTTCAACTGCTAATTGTGCTATTTTTTTATTAAACTCTATTGTTTGATCACCAAAACCATATTCATCCAATTTAATTTTGTTTGAGCCAAATGAATTAGTTTCAATGCAATCAGAACCTGCATCCAAATAATTTTTATGAATTTTTTTTATCCAATCAGGATGAGTGATAACTAAACCATCGTTAAACCCATCTTGATTATTTGGAAAATCTTCAGGTTTAGGATTATATTTTTGAATCTCTGTTCCCATTGCCCCATCAAAAAGCAATATTCTATTTTGTAATGCAGTAAGAAACGGTTCTTTTTGTACCAATTATTTTTAAAATGTCCAAGTACAGTTTAACTCTTTTGAGAAAAACCCTCAAAGAATAGGGGGTTAATCCGTATATTGAAATTAGGTGAAATGAAGTTTCTAATACATTTATGCAAAATATTCAATTAAACAATCTAGTTCGTAGTGCGACATTTTTTCAACATGCAGGAATCTCGATGGTTTTTGTATTCATGCCATTGATTGCAAAAGGAGTCACAAGTTCTATTTTTGAGATTGGTTTGATCATAGCATCATTTAGCTTTGCACAAATATTATCAGAAATTTATTTTGGCAGACATTCAGATAAGAAAGGAACTAGGCTCAAATTTATCAGAATTGGCTTTATTGGATGCGCTATTACCTTTGGTCTACACTATTTTGCAGACGATATAACATTGCTATTTCTAGTAAGAATTGCTGCAGGTGTTGCAAGCGGCATTATGATTCCAGCCATGATTGCCTATACCTATGAGGCAAATATTGAAAAGAGAAGAGCTGCAACTGTAATCTCATTTCATGCATTAGGATGGCTTGCAGGAATTGCAGCTGCAGGTCTTGCAAGTGATCTAAAGTTACTTTTCATGATGAGTGCTGCATCGTTTACAATTGGATTAATTTTTACATTTAAAATGCCAAACCCGGTGCAAGAAAAGGAAATAGAACCAGGTACAACAAAAAAAGTTATTTCAAAAAATAAATTTCTGTTTACATCATTATTACTAAGACATGTTGGAGCTGCTGCAGTATGGACTATATTTCCAATAATGTTAATGGAAAAATTAGGAGCAGAACTTTATCAAGTATCAATTGTATATGTTGCAAACACGTTGACTGCATTTATCCTGATGAATTTAATGGCAAGCAAAATCAAAATTTCAAATGTAACTAAATTTAAGATGGGCATAGGTTGTACAACATTTGTATTTGTGGGATTATCAATAATTACAGAATGGTGGATGGCAATGCCATTTATGGCACTTGTTGGAGGAACTTGGGCATTTTTATTTATTGGAGGAAACTTTCATCTTATGGATAACAATCCTCGTTCTACATCAACTGGAATATTCAGTTCAACAATATCAATCGCTACTGTAATCGGTCCTGTAATTGGAGGAAGTATTGCATTCGTATTTGATTATATTGCAGTGATGTATTTTGCCATAGCAGTAATCATTGTTGGATTTGTAGTGTCTCTAAAAATAAAAGCTGAAAAGATTAACGAAGTCCCCATCTAGACATTACCTTATTTTCAATTCGCTTAAAGATAATTCCATCAATAACAATACCAATCATCATAATTACTAACATTATTGCAAATACTTGGGAGATATCATTTAGTTGTCGTCCTACATTAAGTAAAAAGCCCAATCCTAGAAATGAAAATAGCAATTCTGCTCCAATTACACCTCGCCATGCAAAAGCCCAACCTTGTTTGAAACCTGAAATCAAATGAGGAAATGCTGCAGGAATTAAGACGTACGTGGCTAATTGAGTGCCTTTGGCTCCCATATTTCGCGCAGCCTCAATATAGTGGGGGTTGATAGTTTTCACTCCAGTGTAGGTAGAGATTGTTATTGCAAACATTGAACTAACTGCCGTGACAAAAATAATTCCACCATCAGTTAATCCAAACCACAGTATAGCTAATGGAACCCAAGCAACAGAAGGAATTGATTGCAATCCCAATACCAAAGAACCAATAGTTTGATTTACAGTTTCTATTCTAGCCATTAAAATTCCAAGCAACATTCCACCAACTATTGCAATAGTCAATCCAATCAATAATCGTAAAAGACTAGTTCCAATTCCAAAGAACAAGCTACCATCTGATGCAGTATAAACTAGATCTTCAGCAACTTCATAAGGTGACGGAAATAAATTATTCGGCCATACACTAGACATTGCAACAAGTTGCCAAATTACAACAATAGCAATATAGAAAATAATTTGTTTAACTAGAGAAGGCTTTTTCATCATACATCACTAATTTTTCTTAACCTCAGGTCGTAATTCTGATAAAATTTCTTGTTGAAGCGGAAATAAATTTTGATCCTCAACTAATCGTGGTCGTTTGTAATCAATGTTAATGACTTTTTTAATTGTGGATGGCCTATTGCTAAATACTGCAACTTTAGTTCCAAGTACTGTAGCTTCAGTTACATTGTGAGTTACAAATAAAATTGTCTTTTTTGTTTTCTCCCAAATCAATTGCATTTCAACGAGTAACAAATCTCTTGTTTGTGCATCAAGTGCTGCAAATGGTTCATCCATTAGTAACACATCAGGGTCCATAACAAGTGCTCTAGCTATCGCTACTCTTTGTTTCATTCCAGTTGAAAGTTGGTATGTATACGAATCAGCAAATTTTGTCAACTGCATCATATCCAGATATCTTTTGGATATCTGAGCACGTTCTTCTTTTGGAATTCCTGCCATTTTTAATCCAAATTCTACGTTGTCTTGAACTTTCAACCAAGGAAACAATGCACCCTCTTGAAAAACAATAATTCTTTCAGGGCCAGTTGATGTTACTGGTTTTCCATCAAAGAAAATTTCACCCTCATCAGGAGTTTCCAAACCTGCCACTATTCGTAAAAATGTAGATTTACCACATCCAGATGGACCAACCAGGCATACAAATTCACCATCTTCAATTTGTAAATTCACGCCACCTAATGCCTTGAGACGATGACTGTCATGTTTGAAATATTTTACAATATTTTTAGCCTCAAGTTTGGTCATTATTTACTAAAACCTCCTGTGATTGGGAATTTGAATTTTTGTCAAAGAAAAGCCCATCTAAGTTATACCCATGTCTTCCTAGATAACCAAGCGAGTCCGCTCTTTTAGCGATTGTGTCAATTGAGCTTACAATTGGATCTGAAGTAATTTCTAAATTAGATAATGATTCATCAATTAATTCAACTGGTAATGATTTACCCATTTCATTTTTCATAAAATCAAAGAAAATAGTTTTAGTTTCTTCTTTATTGGAATTAATCCAATCTGCTGTTTGCTGATGTGCTTCAAGCCATTTCTGTATAATTTCAGGATGTGAATTCACATATTCTTCTTTAGCAATCAACACCACTGTTGCAAACTTATTTTCAGGCCAAAGTTCATTTTCATTAAACAATCTTGTTCCACCTAATTGTTGAACCAATATTGTAGCAGTAGGTTCTGGAACCCATGCACCATCAATATCCCCCTTTGCAAATAATATGTAGATATCAGAGTTACCAGTATTCAAAATAATTACAGAACCACCCTTTTCGGCAGGCTTTAATCCATTATCAGAAAGATATGTTCGAAGAGAAATATCCTGTGTGTTTCCAATTTGAGGAGCAGCGATTCTTTTTCCAGCAAAATCAGCAACAGATTTAATTTCAGATTTTGGATGAACAATAAAACTAACACCTCCACTTGCAGCACCAGATAAAATTTTCACATCATGTTGTTCAGATTTCAAAAATGCATTGATTGCAGGTCCAGGACCAACATATGCAATATCAACAGAACCGGCAAAAATCGATTCAATTACCTGAGGTCCAGAATCAAACAAGATCGGTTGAATATCAATGTCACTTCCAATGTGATTTGAAAAAAATCCTTTTTCAATTCCAACAATTGGTATTGCATGAGATATGTTGGGAAAGTATGCTACTCTAATCTTGTTTTCATGCGTATTTTGATCCTGATTTGTCATAATTCCTACAGAGATCAAAGTTAATACAACAACACCGATCAAAATATAGATCTGAATTTTCATAAAACAGCGTTATATTCTGGCTGTTAAATAATCATCGAATTTTAGCTCAAGCTAGTTTGAGAATTTTTTGATTTTTTCAGCGTAACACAAAAGATAAATTCCAAATTACGACGGGGAATATGTTTTATGGCTGAAAAAGGAATTCTTGCATTTTCTGGCGGATTGGACACATCAGTTGTGATAAAATACCTTCAAGAAGAATACAACATGGATGTCATCACAGTAACTGTTGATGTAGGTCAAGGCGATGATCAGAAAAAAATTGAAGCTAAAGCCAAAAAACTCGGAGTAATAAAACACTACAATATCGATGCCAGAAAAGAGTTTGTTGAAAATTTTATTTTTCCGTCAATTAAAGCAAATGCACTCTATCAAAAAAAATATTGCTTAGCAACTGCATTAGCTAGACCATTAATTGCAGAAAAAGTTTTAGAAATTGCAAAAAAAGAAAAAGTAACATCATTAGCTCATGGTTGTTCAGGTAAAGGAAATGATCAAGTTAGATTCGACATTACATTACGTTCTGGTTCTGATTTACCAATCATTGCACCAATTAGAGATAAAAATTTAGACAGAGTGACTGAATTAGAGTTTGCAAAAAAACACGGAATCGAAATTGACTCAGTTGCAAAGAGATTCAGCATTGATCAAAATTTGTGGGGACGTGCAATTGAAGGTGGAGTACTAGAAGACCCATACAATGAACCTCCAGAAGATGCATTCATTTGGGTAAAAACAAAAAATTTGCCAGATAAACCAACATACTTGGAAATAAAATTTGAGAAAGGAATACCAGTTTCAGTAGATGGAAAAATTCTTGAACCAATAAAATTAATTGAATATGTAAACAAAAAAGCAGGAGATGCAGGAGTCGGAATTGTTGATCATATAGAAGACAGAGTTGTCGGAATTAAATCTCGTGAAGTTTATGAAACACCAGGAGCATTATGTCTTATTGAAGCTCATTCAGATTTAGAAAAAATGGTCCATACTAAACATGAAAATAAATTCAAATCAATTATCGATGATGAATGGGCATACCTTGCCTACTCAGGATTATGGCAAGACCCATTAAAACAGGATCTTGATGCATTCATTCAGGCATCACAAAAACCAGTATCTGGAACTGTAAAACTAAAGCTCTTCAAAGGAAGCATTCGTGTTGTTGGACGAAAATCAGACTATTCATTATACAATCACAAGATCGCCACTTATGGTACTGAATCAACTTTTGATCAAAGATTGGCAAAAGGATTTGTAGAATTGTGGGGAATTCAATCAACAGAAGCTAATAAATTACAAAAGAAAAGGTCAACAAAAACATGAACTGTCAAGAATGTGATGCAACTCTTAACATCCCAGACGACGCCTCTGTTGGAGAGATAATCTCCTGTCCTGATTGTGGCGCTGACTTTGAGATCGCAAAAAAAAATGGATCTACTGTTGAGCTAAAACAAGCAGAAAGTGTAGGCGAAGACTGGGGAGAGTAATGTCAAAAATCTGTATTGTATTTGACCGCCTAAGATCAGAAGAGAAGATGCTCGAGAAAGAGGCATTGAATCTAGGTCACGAGGCAGTAATGCTAGATGCTAAGATTACCCAAATCAATACAGATAGTAAAAAAAGTGATTTTGATTTTGGAGATGTGGTTTTAGAAAGATGTGTTAGTTATTTTAGAGGACTTCATTTTACTGCCAGTCTTGAATTTATGGATGTGCCAGTACTCAACAAATTTTTTGTTGCAAATCAATGCGGAAATAAAATGTTCATGACTCTAATGCTAAAAAAATACAATGTACCAACACCAAAAACATATTTTTCATTTTCAAGTGAAAGTGCATTAGAGAATATAGAAAAAATTGGATATCCACTAGTAATTAAACCAGTCATTGGAAGTTGGGGAAGAGGAGTTATGCAGATAAAAGACAAAGATACTGCCGATGCACTATTTGAGATCAGAGACATTACAGATAGTCCACATGATAGAATTTTCTATCTTCAAGAGGTGATAAAGAGACCACCAAGAGACATCCGAGTAATCACAATCGGGGACGAACCAATTGCAGCAATGTATAGAAAATCATCAGGCGGTTTTAAGACAAATATAGCATTAGGAGCAGATCCTGAATTATGTGAGATCACAAAAGAGATCGAAGATGTAGCGATTAAAGCCTCAAAAGCTATGGGTGGAGGAATTTTAGGTATTGATATTATGGAAGACGAAAAACGCGGATTTGTCGTACATGAAGTTAACAACACTGTAGAGTTTAAAGGACTCTCAAAAGTTTCAAAGCGAAATATTCCAAAAGAAATGGTAGAATTTGCTTTAAACTATGTTAGGAAATAAATTATAGTTCATTATCGGGAGAGTTATGATAAAAGTCGGTGTTGTAGGAGCATCAGGTTATGTCGGAGGAGAAACACTTCGTCTTCTAGTAAATCATCCAGATGTTGAGATCACAACGGTTACATCAAGACAACATGTTGGAGAATATCTCCATAGAATTCAACCTAGTTTGAAAGGATTTACCGATCTAACTTTCTCAGAATTAGATTATGATAAAATG
This window encodes:
- a CDS encoding methylenetetrahydrofolate reductase, translating into MAIIYEINPPKIPDGEISDDEINSLVEKLLQRVSDISNFCDGIHVTDSVLGTKRVSALSIGRLLKSIHPNLQITISMRVRDKDMNLIKHLTKESIELKLDGILILKGDPSKENPTDSGLIPSQVVKELNELGYGNKIDFFLSLPSNPNFEKIQKKIVAKPKGFMTQVIHSTEQVQRISNELRPKGLRIIPCVLLPSDKNNNSAKFLELDWSNYKENPSNFIKQIHNISGDVLVTSPNDFTFAKETLMKI
- a CDS encoding dihydropteroate synthase, with the translated sequence MTIPRVSSAQKAVDLKQLPPPLIIGERINTQGSRKAKQLVLNDDYDGLIDLARTQVEDGAHCLDICVATTERADEKQFMLNLVKKLSLEIDAPLVIDSTDPDVIEASVEQIPGRPIINSINLEGNGSRFERLAPIMAKYGLPAIALCIGPKGMAKTPQEKVETAELLYETGKKYGLKIEQFIFDVLTFTLATGEDEFLDAGKNTLEGIKLVKAKFPNSFTTLGLSNISFGLAPHARKILNSVFLYHAVKYGLDTAIVNAKEIIPYGEINEKEKKLAEDLIFNTHPNALSELIIHFENAGSRTSDASKKEDVDPTWPAGKRANFRIVNRLKDGIQNDVVSAIAEKIGKNDIIEDHGGVLSLNAPPEVTHDGAIKTLNEDLLSAMKEVGDKFGSGELILPFVLKSAECMKAAVGELEKYLIREEGTSKGKLVLGTVYGDVHDIGKNLVKTIFQNNGYTVYDLGKQVPLQKFLEKIDEVNPDAIGLSALLVSTSKQMQYFVEHARKNKMKIPILCGGAAINSNYINRIAKEDGIYESGVFYCNTMFEGLKTMDTLVSNEKPKFIAQWKEKLENWKDRSTVVVDTSSFPKSDTKPVVPHTPSIIGTPIRLKFDQIKMNEVWELIDKKSLFKLSWGLRGKAGSDSEADHEILLNEWKIRIIREKLFEPEIVYGFFKCHNKDGKLVVDDPKGDSVVFDFPRSSKSSHLCLTDYFGEDDIVAFQAVTVGTKVSDVIEKWNKEDKYADAYYLHGLAVEVAEALAEWINRKIKSEFKLGEKGGLRYSWGFPSCPDVMQHELVWKLLEPEKSGMTLTESGQIIPEQSTAAIVVHHPESQYFVL
- a CDS encoding homocysteine S-methyltransferase family protein, translating into MVQKEPFLTALQNRILLFDGAMGTEIQKYNPKPEDFPNNQDGFNDGLVITHPDWIKKIHKNYLDAGSDCIETNSFGSNKIKLDEYGFGDQTIEFNKKIAQLAVEVCSEYTDKPRYVIGSMGPSGYLPSSNDPDLGQKPLGEIRNAFELQAEGLILGGVDALLIETSQDILEVKLVIEACHNAMKKTGKKVPIIANTTLDQYGKMLLGTNIQAAYTTVSDMGIDVFGLNCSTGPAEMTPSVRWLDEQNEHNLLVVPNAGMPENQGGQAVYKMTPQKMGELLGDFLKQYKKVRIIGGCCGTNPEHIAVLRKVIDEKAYSVKG
- a CDS encoding MFS transporter codes for the protein MQNIQLNNLVRSATFFQHAGISMVFVFMPLIAKGVTSSIFEIGLIIASFSFAQILSEIYFGRHSDKKGTRLKFIRIGFIGCAITFGLHYFADDITLLFLVRIAAGVASGIMIPAMIAYTYEANIEKRRAATVISFHALGWLAGIAAAGLASDLKLLFMMSAASFTIGLIFTFKMPNPVQEKEIEPGTTKKVISKNKFLFTSLLLRHVGAAAVWTIFPIMLMEKLGAELYQVSIVYVANTLTAFILMNLMASKIKISNVTKFKMGIGCTTFVFVGLSIITEWWMAMPFMALVGGTWAFLFIGGNFHLMDNNPRSTSTGIFSSTISIATVIGPVIGGSIAFVFDYIAVMYFAIAVIIVGFVVSLKIKAEKINEVPI
- a CDS encoding ABC transporter permease, with product MKKPSLVKQIIFYIAIVVIWQLVAMSSVWPNNLFPSPYEVAEDLVYTASDGSLFFGIGTSLLRLLIGLTIAIVGGMLLGILMARIETVNQTIGSLVLGLQSIPSVAWVPLAILWFGLTDGGIIFVTAVSSMFAITISTYTGVKTINPHYIEAARNMGAKGTQLATYVLIPAAFPHLISGFKQGWAFAWRGVIGAELLFSFLGLGFLLNVGRQLNDISQVFAIMLVIMMIGIVIDGIIFKRIENKVMSRWGLR
- a CDS encoding ABC transporter ATP-binding protein, which produces MTKLEAKNIVKYFKHDSHRLKALGGVNLQIEDGEFVCLVGPSGCGKSTFLRIVAGLETPDEGEIFFDGKPVTSTGPERIIVFQEGALFPWLKVQDNVEFGLKMAGIPKEERAQISKRYLDMMQLTKFADSYTYQLSTGMKQRVAIARALVMDPDVLLMDEPFAALDAQTRDLLLVEMQLIWEKTKKTILFVTHNVTEATVLGTKVAVFSNRPSTIKKVINIDYKRPRLVEDQNLFPLQQEILSELRPEVKKN
- a CDS encoding ABC transporter substrate-binding protein, with the protein product MKIQIYILIGVVVLTLISVGIMTNQDQNTHENKIRVAYFPNISHAIPIVGIEKGFFSNHIGSDIDIQPILFDSGPQVIESIFAGSVDIAYVGPGPAINAFLKSEQHDVKILSGAASGGVSFIVHPKSEIKSVADFAGKRIAAPQIGNTQDISLRTYLSDNGLKPAEKGGSVIILNTGNSDIYILFAKGDIDGAWVPEPTATILVQQLGGTRLFNENELWPENKFATVVLIAKEEYVNSHPEIIQKWLEAHQQTADWINSNKEETKTIFFDFMKNEMGKSLPVELIDESLSNLEITSDPIVSSIDTIAKRADSLGYLGRHGYNLDGLFFDKNSNSQSQEVLVNNDQT
- a CDS encoding argininosuccinate synthase; amino-acid sequence: MAEKGILAFSGGLDTSVVIKYLQEEYNMDVITVTVDVGQGDDQKKIEAKAKKLGVIKHYNIDARKEFVENFIFPSIKANALYQKKYCLATALARPLIAEKVLEIAKKEKVTSLAHGCSGKGNDQVRFDITLRSGSDLPIIAPIRDKNLDRVTELEFAKKHGIEIDSVAKRFSIDQNLWGRAIEGGVLEDPYNEPPEDAFIWVKTKNLPDKPTYLEIKFEKGIPVSVDGKILEPIKLIEYVNKKAGDAGVGIVDHIEDRVVGIKSREVYETPGALCLIEAHSDLEKMVHTKHENKFKSIIDDEWAYLAYSGLWQDPLKQDLDAFIQASQKPVSGTVKLKLFKGSIRVVGRKSDYSLYNHKIATYGTESTFDQRLAKGFVELWGIQSTEANKLQKKRSTKT
- the lysW/argW gene encoding alpha-aminoadipate/glutamate carrier protein LysW yields the protein MNCQECDATLNIPDDASVGEIISCPDCGADFEIAKKNGSTVELKQAESVGEDWGE
- the lysX gene encoding lysine biosynthesis protein LysX — encoded protein: MSKICIVFDRLRSEEKMLEKEALNLGHEAVMLDAKITQINTDSKKSDFDFGDVVLERCVSYFRGLHFTASLEFMDVPVLNKFFVANQCGNKMFMTLMLKKYNVPTPKTYFSFSSESALENIEKIGYPLVIKPVIGSWGRGVMQIKDKDTADALFEIRDITDSPHDRIFYLQEVIKRPPRDIRVITIGDEPIAAMYRKSSGGFKTNIALGADPELCEITKEIEDVAIKASKAMGGGILGIDIMEDEKRGFVVHEVNNTVEFKGLSKVSKRNIPKEMVEFALNYVRK